From Peptoanaerobacter stomatis, one genomic window encodes:
- a CDS encoding ABC transporter substrate-binding protein: MKLKKLATFIISSVICTSLLFGCSSSNEANKSGENSQKALNVGVAFFDVGLDPAIGWQGWDTVKMGVGETLVKVDKDLKTIPFLAEEFEQVDENTWEFKIRDNVKFHNGKTCDATAVMESIKRSVELNDRAKEALDGCTFEVRDNTVVLKTKEISPYIAQSLADPMFAIVDSEEGKNTEDFNVKPIATGPFKVESYTPEKEAVMASFEDYYGNKAKLSTIKYIFIPDANTRMLALQSGEIDVTVGLGTQQLSVLEKEKDIEVERIPSMRLIYAMLNPKNEFLQDKKVRQALNYAIDKETLANVTLASSGLPAYMPYPESLGYNDNKTDVYKYDVKKAKSLLEESGLKDTNGDGILEKDGKDVKLRITYYISRPEMPIIAQYIQTEFKKVGIDAELISFDKQAVDNYNAGDFDIGFDSWTVATSANPLKLLNLGFKTGATNNFNGYFSDERIDEIAELLKSESNPEKQKSLATEANSIIVKEAKNIFFIYTQNSVSRKNNVKGFELSPIDYYQINSDVTIE; encoded by the coding sequence ATGAAATTGAAAAAACTTGCGACATTTATTATATCATCTGTGATATGTACGTCTCTACTATTTGGCTGTTCATCTTCAAATGAAGCGAATAAAAGTGGAGAAAACAGTCAAAAGGCTTTAAACGTGGGAGTGGCATTTTTTGATGTCGGATTGGATCCTGCGATAGGCTGGCAAGGTTGGGATACCGTAAAAATGGGTGTAGGAGAAACGCTTGTAAAGGTAGATAAAGATTTAAAGACAATACCTTTTTTAGCGGAAGAATTTGAACAAGTAGATGAAAATACGTGGGAATTTAAAATAAGAGATAATGTTAAATTTCACAATGGAAAAACTTGTGATGCGACAGCTGTAATGGAAAGTATAAAAAGAAGTGTTGAATTGAATGACAGAGCGAAAGAGGCTCTTGATGGATGCACATTTGAAGTAAGAGATAACACAGTCGTTTTAAAAACAAAAGAAATATCTCCATACATAGCACAGTCTTTGGCAGATCCTATGTTTGCGATAGTTGATAGCGAGGAAGGGAAAAATACGGAAGATTTTAACGTAAAACCTATTGCAACCGGACCATTTAAAGTAGAAAGTTATACTCCGGAAAAGGAAGCTGTAATGGCGTCATTTGAAGATTATTATGGCAACAAAGCTAAATTAAGCACAATTAAATATATTTTCATACCTGATGCAAATACGAGGATGTTGGCGCTTCAATCCGGAGAAATAGATGTTACTGTGGGACTTGGAACACAACAATTATCTGTACTTGAAAAAGAAAAAGATATTGAGGTGGAAAGAATACCATCTATGAGATTAATATACGCAATGCTTAATCCTAAAAATGAGTTTTTACAAGACAAAAAAGTAAGGCAGGCATTAAATTATGCCATAGATAAAGAAACATTGGCAAATGTAACTCTTGCATCTTCAGGTTTACCTGCATATATGCCATATCCTGAATCTCTTGGATACAATGATAATAAAACTGATGTATACAAATATGATGTAAAAAAAGCAAAATCATTGTTGGAAGAATCAGGCTTAAAGGATACTAATGGAGATGGAATATTAGAAAAAGATGGTAAAGATGTAAAATTAAGAATAACATATTATATATCAAGACCTGAAATGCCTATAATTGCACAGTATATTCAAACAGAGTTTAAAAAAGTGGGAATAGATGCAGAACTCATATCTTTTGATAAACAAGCGGTAGATAACTATAATGCAGGTGATTTTGATATAGGATTTGATTCGTGGACAGTTGCTACAAGTGCAAATCCGTTGAAATTGTTAAATTTAGGATTTAAAACAGGTGCAACAAACAATTTTAATGGATATTTTTCTGACGAGAGAATAGATGAAATAGCAGAATTGCTAAAATCAGAATCTAATCCGGAAAAGCAAAAATCACTTGCAACAGAAGCTAACAGTATAATTGTGAAAGAAGCGAAAAATATATTTTTCATATACACACAAAACTCAGTAAGCAGAAAAAATAATGTGAAAGGCTTTGAATTATCGCCGATAGACTATTATCAAATAAATAGCGATGTTACTATAGAATAA
- a CDS encoding ABC transporter permease: MDYFLNLNISKKIFFIFLLMMMSILIFISVFAKYIIPFDPYYSDARDVLAKSDSVHIMGCDHMGRDLFSRIILGIQSSILISLITVLINFVIGTVLGIVAGYKGGKVKSIIMRFTDVMLAFPGLVLSIAIVGVLGQGVFNTIIALVISGWAEYARMSLALTISVKDNEYMKTAIFHGCDNKQIIFRYIFMNILPQLIVFASLNFSSAMLRFSGLAFLGLGVKPPRPELGLMLSESKDYMQLAPSYMIYTGFALFFTVFVFNFFADYMQDYLNYKKDSLMS; the protein is encoded by the coding sequence ATGGACTATTTTTTAAATCTGAATATTTCAAAAAAGATATTTTTTATTTTTTTGCTCATGATGATGAGCATTTTAATATTTATATCTGTTTTTGCAAAATATATAATTCCGTTTGATCCGTATTATTCAGATGCGAGAGATGTTTTGGCAAAGAGCGATAGTGTTCATATAATGGGCTGTGACCATATGGGTAGAGATTTGTTTTCCAGAATTATTTTGGGAATACAATCATCTATATTGATAAGTTTGATAACAGTTTTGATAAATTTTGTCATAGGCACTGTGCTTGGGATTGTAGCAGGATATAAGGGAGGAAAAGTAAAGAGTATAATAATGAGATTTACAGATGTTATGCTTGCATTTCCCGGATTGGTACTCAGTATTGCAATAGTCGGTGTGCTTGGTCAAGGAGTTTTTAATACAATTATTGCACTTGTCATATCCGGTTGGGCAGAATATGCAAGAATGTCTCTTGCTTTGACAATATCCGTAAAAGATAATGAATATATGAAAACGGCAATTTTTCATGGATGTGATAATAAGCAGATAATATTTCGATATATCTTTATGAATATTTTGCCACAACTGATTGTATTCGCATCATTAAATTTCAGTAGTGCAATGCTTAGATTTTCAGGGCTTGCCTTCTTGGGCTTAGGAGTAAAACCGCCACGACCTGAGCTTGGTTTAATGCTATCAGAGTCGAAGGATTATATGCAGTTGGCACCATCTTATATGATTTATACAGGTTTTGCTCTATTTTTTACAGTATTTGTATTCAATTTTTTTGCTGATTATATGCAGGATTATTTAAATTATAAAAAAGACAGCCTAATGAGCTGA
- a CDS encoding cation diffusion facilitator family transporter: protein MQSSNYKQVQRVLFVILVANFLVAILKIVMGNIIKSSSMSADGFHSLSDGSSNIVAMIGIYFASKPEDKKHPYGHDKIEIITGLLIGIFLIFVGCNVVFEAIEKLKNPLVPSITLSSLAMLLITLIINIFVTVYEHRQGVKLGSNILISDATHTKSDIFVTMGVLVTLLSVKLGMPPILDTIVSFVVAGVIFFTAWEVLSENGNILIDAKAVDEDKIREIILNMENVKGVHKIRSRGTQNNTYIDMHILANPDITLEQSHILAHKIETHIQENINKNAHVLVHIEPYYEK, encoded by the coding sequence ATGCAAAGCAGTAATTATAAGCAAGTGCAGAGAGTATTATTTGTTATACTTGTTGCAAATTTTTTAGTGGCAATTTTAAAAATAGTGATGGGAAATATAATAAAATCATCATCTATGAGTGCAGACGGTTTTCACTCGTTGTCTGACGGTTCATCCAACATAGTTGCAATGATAGGAATATATTTTGCCTCAAAACCTGAAGATAAAAAACATCCATATGGACATGACAAAATAGAGATAATAACAGGACTTTTAATAGGAATATTTTTAATATTTGTTGGATGTAATGTAGTTTTTGAAGCTATAGAAAAATTAAAAAATCCCTTAGTGCCGTCTATAACTTTATCAAGCCTTGCAATGCTATTAATAACACTTATAATCAACATATTTGTAACTGTATATGAACATAGGCAAGGAGTCAAATTAGGCAGTAACATTTTAATATCAGATGCTACACATACGAAATCGGATATATTTGTTACAATGGGTGTGCTTGTAACACTTCTTTCAGTAAAATTGGGAATGCCGCCGATATTGGATACAATAGTATCGTTCGTAGTTGCAGGTGTAATATTTTTTACTGCTTGGGAAGTGCTAAGTGAAAACGGAAATATATTGATAGATGCCAAAGCAGTTGATGAAGATAAGATTAGAGAGATTATCTTAAATATGGAAAATGTAAAGGGCGTGCATAAAATACGTTCAAGAGGTACACAAAATAACACTTATATAGATATGCACATATTGGCAAATCCTGATATAACTCTCGAGCAAAGTCATATATTAGCTCATAAAATAGAAACACATATTCAAGAAAACATAAATAAAAATGCTCATGTTTTAGTGCACATAGAACCATATTATGAAAAGTAA
- a CDS encoding CvpA family protein: protein MNTINNIDIFIIIFTLYNVIIGVKNGFVKSIFISFGFVIRIIATYFIYTAFSKMLFADNNIKLILKYIKDYLSKSLPNLAYTDFLDKAILILSIFIFVSIIVFIVFKILKDVTDDDTLKVSDQILGFAYGLVKSLLIMMLIVYFIDKVSDYVLTVQIKEIFANSALMSPLYTYNIFMNLFNV from the coding sequence ATGAATACAATAAACAACATAGATATTTTTATTATCATATTTACTTTATATAATGTGATAATTGGAGTAAAAAACGGCTTTGTAAAGTCAATATTTATAAGTTTCGGATTTGTTATAAGAATAATTGCGACTTATTTTATATATACAGCTTTTTCTAAAATGCTGTTTGCAGACAACAATATAAAACTGATTTTGAAATATATAAAAGATTATTTGTCAAAAAGCCTTCCAAATCTTGCATATACTGATTTTTTGGATAAGGCAATATTGATACTTTCAATATTTATATTTGTAAGCATAATAGTTTTTATAGTATTTAAAATATTGAAGGATGTTACAGATGATGATACACTTAAGGTGAGCGATCAAATTTTGGGATTTGCATACGGCTTGGTAAAATCGCTGCTTATAATGATGCTTATAGTGTATTTTATAGATAAAGTTTCAGATTATGTATTAACAGTTCAGATTAAAGAAATATTTGCAAATTCAGCGTTGATGTCTCCACTATACACGTATAATATATTTATGAATTTATTCAATGTATAG
- a CDS encoding ABC transporter ATP-binding protein, which produces MTYLIKIDELNMFYKKKQVLYDISFELGKKEILSIVGESGSGKSSILRAIYGIMPQTARAYANKFEVLGESIFSNPIKNKGIRNMLGKKIGVVFQEPGSTINPNIKIGKQIIQMFEYNFNLDKDSSIDIGKNVLESVKLDPDFIWESYSYSLSGGMKQRVSIAMALMLKPDIMIMDEPTSALDATVQKKIMDEIKKLHKEIDMSMIMVTHNLAMAYNISDRMIVLKDGKIVDMGTSKELVSNPKSDYTKKLIKDMPRF; this is translated from the coding sequence ATGACATATCTTATAAAAATAGATGAGCTTAATATGTTCTATAAAAAAAAGCAGGTTTTATATGATATATCGTTTGAACTTGGTAAAAAAGAGATACTTTCAATAGTAGGAGAAAGCGGTAGCGGTAAGTCGAGTATTTTGAGAGCGATTTACGGAATTATGCCACAAACTGCAAGAGCGTATGCAAATAAATTTGAAGTTTTAGGAGAAAGTATATTTTCTAATCCTATTAAAAATAAAGGAATAAGAAATATGCTTGGCAAGAAAATAGGAGTAGTATTCCAAGAACCGGGAAGCACAATAAATCCTAATATAAAGATAGGCAAGCAGATAATTCAAATGTTTGAATATAATTTCAACTTAGATAAAGATTCGAGTATAGATATTGGAAAAAATGTCCTTGAAAGTGTAAAACTCGACCCTGATTTTATATGGGAAAGTTATTCATATTCGTTAAGCGGAGGTATGAAACAAAGGGTGTCTATAGCTATGGCACTTATGTTAAAGCCGGATATTATGATAATGGACGAGCCTACATCAGCATTAGATGCTACAGTTCAAAAGAAAATAATGGACGAGATAAAAAAACTTCATAAAGAAATAGATATGAGCATGATAATGGTAACGCATAATCTCGCAATGGCATACAATATATCTGACCGTATGATAGTATTAAAAGACGGCAAGATAGTGGATATGGGGACGTCAAAAGAATTGGTGTCAAATCCGAAATCAGATTATACAAAAAAACTTATAAAGGATATGCCGAGATTTTAA
- a CDS encoding aminotransferase class V-fold PLP-dependent enzyme, translating into MIYFDNSATTFPKPEKVTANTFSFLKTSCANPGRSAHKMSIESSRQVFECRFEIANMFNINDPTDIAFTKNCSEALNIGIFSNLEENDHVITSVLEHNSIIRALEHIKSEKNIEITYLNPDEDMTIKDYHIENNIKPNTKMVVLSHANNLVGTFYDIEKIGQITKKYNILFMVDAAQSAGKKNIDVQKMNIDILCAPGHKSLYGFTGTGFIYANEQAKVKPVLYGGTGSFSDDIHQPEIMPDKLETGTLNVVGIKSLLEGIRWINSVGIDIIGAKENALAKYIIRKLIEIEGVTVYTPLNDELAGIVSFNIDGLDSSFVAGVLDLKYDIAVRGGLHCNPLGHRYLGTLESGFIRASLSYFNNMNEADKFISAVKSIKSNSGLNI; encoded by the coding sequence ATGATTTATTTTGATAATTCTGCAACTACATTTCCAAAACCGGAAAAAGTCACTGCAAACACTTTTTCGTTTTTAAAAACTTCATGTGCCAATCCCGGACGTTCAGCACATAAGATGAGCATAGAATCATCAAGGCAAGTTTTTGAATGTAGATTTGAAATTGCAAATATGTTTAATATAAATGACCCTACTGATATAGCATTTACAAAGAATTGTTCAGAGGCACTTAATATAGGGATATTTTCAAATTTGGAAGAAAATGATCATGTCATAACAAGTGTATTGGAACACAATTCCATAATAAGAGCACTTGAACATATAAAGTCAGAAAAAAATATAGAGATAACATATCTAAATCCTGATGAAGATATGACTATAAAAGATTATCATATAGAAAACAATATAAAGCCTAACACAAAAATGGTAGTTTTAAGTCATGCAAACAACCTTGTCGGAACATTTTATGATATAGAAAAAATAGGGCAGATAACAAAAAAATATAATATACTTTTTATGGTCGATGCAGCTCAAAGCGCAGGTAAAAAAAATATAGATGTGCAAAAGATGAATATAGATATTTTATGCGCACCCGGTCATAAATCGCTTTATGGATTTACAGGTACAGGTTTTATATATGCAAATGAACAAGCAAAAGTAAAACCTGTTTTGTATGGAGGAACAGGAAGCTTTTCAGATGACATCCATCAGCCTGAAATAATGCCTGATAAATTGGAAACGGGTACACTTAACGTAGTAGGGATAAAGAGTTTGTTGGAAGGCATAAGGTGGATAAATTCTGTCGGAATAGATATAATAGGAGCAAAGGAAAATGCTCTCGCCAAATATATAATAAGAAAATTAATAGAAATAGAAGGTGTAACAGTATATACGCCTCTTAATGATGAGCTTGCAGGTATAGTGTCATTCAATATAGACGGCTTGGATTCATCATTTGTGGCAGGAGTTTTGGATTTGAAATATGACATAGCCGTTAGAGGAGGTCTTCATTGTAATCCGCTTGGACATAGATATTTGGGGACATTGGAAAGCGGATTTATAAGAGCGTCTTTATCATACTTCAATAATATGAATGAAGCAGATAAATTCATATCGGCTGTAAAAAGCATAAAATCAAATTCAGGTTTAAATATATGA
- a CDS encoding ABC transporter permease, with amino-acid sequence MKKLVLSRLLQLIIILVGISFLSFALVSISPGDPAYIKLSEKGVPPSEELLEKTREQMGLNRPFFVRYTSWLADIVRFDFGNSYSSGEPVVKEFSSALKNTLKLTIFAFFICFLISFPIAIISAIKKNSITDAIIRLLSVFSMSMPDFYLGVIILFIFGLKFRVFPIIGGVAFKNMIMPSMTLGIILSGRAIKQLRASLVEELNKDYVAGEIVRGLPDKIIVLHILRGSMLSIITFLALSFGNLLGGTSACEIIFNYPGISSQVVDSIGHRDLPMIQIYTLWIASAFAIINFFVDISYVYFKPKEQSKDID; translated from the coding sequence TTGAAAAAGCTTGTATTAAGCAGATTATTGCAACTCATAATAATACTTGTGGGTATTTCTTTTTTATCTTTTGCACTTGTAAGTATATCTCCCGGAGATCCGGCATATATTAAATTGAGTGAAAAGGGTGTACCTCCATCTGAAGAGTTACTTGAAAAAACAAGAGAGCAGATGGGGCTTAACAGACCGTTTTTTGTCAGATATACTTCTTGGCTTGCGGATATTGTAAGATTTGATTTTGGGAACAGTTATTCTTCCGGAGAGCCGGTCGTTAAAGAGTTTTCGTCAGCACTTAAAAATACACTTAAACTTACAATATTTGCTTTTTTCATATGTTTTTTAATATCTTTTCCTATTGCAATTATCTCTGCGATTAAGAAAAACAGTATAACAGATGCTATAATCAGGCTTTTAAGCGTATTTTCTATGTCTATGCCTGATTTTTATTTAGGCGTTATAATACTTTTTATATTTGGGTTGAAATTTAGAGTGTTTCCTATAATAGGAGGAGTTGCATTTAAAAATATGATCATGCCGTCAATGACATTAGGAATTATACTGTCCGGAAGAGCTATAAAACAATTAAGAGCTTCTTTGGTGGAGGAGCTTAACAAGGATTATGTAGCAGGTGAAATAGTAAGAGGCTTGCCTGACAAGATAATAGTACTTCATATTTTAAGAGGCAGTATGTTGTCAATAATCACATTTTTGGCTCTTAGTTTCGGAAATCTGCTTGGAGGTACATCTGCGTGTGAAATCATATTTAACTATCCCGGAATTTCTTCTCAAGTTGTAGATTCTATAGGACATAGAGATTTGCCTATGATACAGATATATACTTTGTGGATTGCAAGTGCGTTTGCAATAATAAATTTTTTTGTGGATATATCTTATGTATACTTTAAGCCAAAAGAGCAAAGTAAAGATATAGATTAA
- a CDS encoding response regulator, which yields MKDKVCVLIIEDEKNISDILKFNLVKENYEVTQRFDGKEGLDTALEKDFDIVLLDIMLPSMDGFEICKKIREHKTVPIIMLTAKEEEVDKILGLELGADDYITKPFSTREVIARVKANVRRVEMLNTNTSSEILKFRDLEIDVTKYVVSKAGQEIKITFREFELLKYLAQHKEQVFSREQLLTTVWEYDYIGVDSERTVDVTVRRLREKIEKDPSNPEFIMTKRGVGYYFKS from the coding sequence ATGAAAGATAAAGTTTGTGTACTTATAATAGAAGACGAAAAAAATATTTCAGATATATTAAAATTTAATTTAGTAAAAGAAAACTATGAAGTTACTCAGAGATTTGATGGAAAAGAAGGGCTTGATACAGCACTTGAAAAAGACTTTGATATAGTTTTGTTGGATATAATGTTGCCTTCAATGGATGGCTTTGAGATATGCAAGAAGATAAGAGAGCATAAGACTGTTCCGATAATAATGCTTACAGCCAAAGAAGAAGAAGTTGATAAGATATTAGGCTTGGAATTGGGAGCGGATGATTATATTACAAAGCCGTTCAGTACAAGGGAAGTTATAGCGAGAGTAAAAGCAAATGTAAGGCGTGTTGAAATGCTAAACACCAATACATCATCAGAAATATTAAAATTCAGAGATCTTGAAATAGACGTTACAAAATATGTAGTATCAAAAGCAGGACAAGAAATAAAAATAACATTTAGAGAATTTGAACTGCTTAAATATTTAGCACAACATAAAGAGCAAGTATTTTCAAGAGAACAGCTTTTAACTACAGTATGGGAATATGATTATATAGGGGTAGACAGCGAGAGAACAGTAGATGTAACAGTAAGAAGATTAAGAGAAAAAATTGAAAAAGATCCGTCAAACCCTGAATTTATTATGACAAAAAGAGGAGTAGGCTATTATTTTAAAAGCTAA
- a CDS encoding DUF3343 domain-containing protein produces the protein MIVISFESTNYAMLADKYFDEINFQKMVVPTPRAISNSCGISLQINKEDIEKAKVLIQEKHIKIKGIFEVDKNTAVQLL, from the coding sequence ATGATAGTTATAAGTTTTGAGTCGACCAATTACGCTATGCTTGCAGATAAATATTTTGATGAAATTAATTTTCAAAAAATGGTAGTACCTACACCAAGAGCTATAAGCAACAGCTGTGGAATATCTTTACAGATAAACAAAGAAGATATAGAAAAAGCAAAAGTGTTGATACAAGAAAAGCATATAAAAATAAAAGGGATTTTTGAAGTAGATAAAAATACAGCAGTACAACTGCTTTAA
- a CDS encoding NADPH-dependent FMN reductase — protein MKKNILMIVGSMRKESFNRQLANKIKEILGDRAEVSFLEYSGIPYMNQDIESPAPNQIVRIKDEVLKADALWVITPEYNFSYPGVLKNLLDWLSRPLKENDFSSGTAVKMKKVTISGVSGKSAAGGARKKLTELLKLMKMELMETPQTGVALTSEAFKTDKIDLSQTDIDALNQQVDEFLKFIGE, from the coding sequence ATGAAGAAAAATATATTGATGATAGTTGGTTCTATGCGAAAAGAATCTTTTAATAGACAACTTGCAAATAAAATAAAGGAAATTTTAGGAGATAGGGCAGAGGTTTCATTTTTGGAATATTCAGGTATACCGTATATGAATCAAGATATAGAATCTCCGGCTCCAAATCAAATAGTTAGAATAAAAGATGAAGTGCTTAAAGCTGATGCTTTGTGGGTTATTACTCCTGAATACAATTTCAGTTATCCTGGAGTTTTGAAAAATTTGTTGGATTGGTTATCTCGTCCATTAAAAGAAAATGATTTTTCATCAGGAACAGCTGTTAAAATGAAAAAGGTTACTATAAGCGGTGTAAGTGGGAAATCAGCAGCAGGCGGAGCAAGAAAAAAACTTACAGAACTGTTGAAATTGATGAAAATGGAGTTAATGGAAACGCCTCAAACAGGTGTAGCACTTACATCAGAAGCATTTAAAACAGACAAAATCGACTTATCTCAAACAGATATTGATGCTTTAAATCAACAGGTCGATGAGTTTTTAAAATTCATAGGCGAGTAA
- a CDS encoding DUF4044 domain-containing protein, with protein sequence MNSNKKVKKKNIESSKVRKSDISDIAKRRKTKQKTLAIVAILALLAMVGSTVLGALMSMF encoded by the coding sequence ATGAATTCAAATAAGAAAGTTAAAAAGAAAAATATAGAATCATCTAAGGTAAGGAAGAGCGATATTTCAGATATAGCTAAAAGACGCAAAACTAAACAAAAAACATTGGCGATAGTGGCTATACTTGCATTGCTTGCAATGGTTGGAAGTACAGTGCTTGGAGCCTTGATGTCTATGTTTTAA
- the rpsT gene encoding 30S ribosomal protein S20: MANIKSAKKRIKVIQKKTLINKMRISQVKTAIKRFEMALSSGDMNLAGEKLRFAQKKLNQVAAKGSIHKNMAARKVSRLTKKFNLAQKSN; the protein is encoded by the coding sequence TTGGCAAATATAAAATCAGCTAAAAAAAGAATAAAAGTTATTCAAAAGAAAACTTTGATAAACAAAATGAGAATATCACAAGTGAAGACAGCTATAAAAAGATTTGAAATGGCTCTTAGCAGTGGAGATATGAATTTAGCAGGTGAAAAATTGAGATTTGCACAAAAGAAACTTAATCAAGTAGCAGCTAAAGGAAGTATACACAAAAATATGGCAGCAAGAAAAGTTTCAAGACTTACTAAGAAGTTTAACTTAGCACAAAAATCAAACTAA
- the yedF gene encoding sulfurtransferase-like selenium metabolism protein YedF, translating to MKHTLDCTGLECPMPVVKAKNMLEENESITLDVIVDNETAKENVSKLANSMNLSYTAKDDAGKFIITIVKNSSVKVEEHKKGMVLLVKTQYLGSGDDELGAILMKSFVFSLTQSKPYPSKVIFVNSGVKLTTQNEEVIKNLKVLENEGVEIISCGTCLDFYGLKEELKVGTVGNMYDIVDSINNAESKMSV from the coding sequence ATGAAACATACACTTGATTGTACAGGACTTGAATGTCCTATGCCTGTAGTAAAGGCAAAAAATATGTTGGAAGAAAATGAAAGCATAACATTAGATGTTATTGTCGATAATGAAACAGCAAAAGAAAATGTCAGCAAGTTAGCAAATTCAATGAATTTGAGTTATACTGCAAAAGATGATGCAGGTAAATTCATAATAACAATAGTGAAAAATTCAAGTGTAAAAGTTGAAGAACATAAAAAAGGAATGGTGTTGCTTGTAAAGACTCAATATTTGGGAAGCGGAGACGATGAGCTTGGAGCTATACTTATGAAATCATTTGTATTTTCACTTACTCAATCAAAACCATATCCAAGCAAAGTTATTTTTGTAAATTCAGGAGTAAAGCTCACTACACAAAATGAAGAGGTTATAAAAAATCTAAAAGTCCTTGAAAATGAAGGTGTAGAAATCATATCTTGTGGTACTTGTTTAGATTTTTACGGCTTGAAAGAAGAGTTGAAAGTAGGAACTGTCGGTAATATGTATGATATAGTTGATTCAATAAATAACGCAGAAAGTAAGATGAGCGTATGA
- a CDS encoding flavodoxin gives MSKVAVVYWSGTGNTEAMANAVVEGAKAAGAEVDLIFSDDFGPDKLDDYEAIAFGCPAMGNEELEESSFEPMFASVEGNLGGKKIAIFGSYEWNDGQWMKDWEERVKGGAGNLVYPALPAYDNPDADALEKCKELGKALA, from the coding sequence ATGAGTAAAGTAGCAGTTGTTTATTGGTCAGGTACAGGAAATACAGAAGCTATGGCTAATGCAGTAGTTGAAGGCGCAAAAGCTGCAGGTGCTGAAGTGGATTTAATATTCAGTGATGATTTTGGCCCTGATAAATTGGATGATTACGAAGCAATAGCATTCGGCTGTCCTGCAATGGGTAATGAAGAACTTGAAGAATCAAGTTTTGAACCTATGTTTGCAAGCGTAGAAGGAAATCTTGGCGGAAAGAAAATAGCTATATTCGGTTCTTATGAATGGAATGACGGTCAATGGATGAAAGATTGGGAAGAAAGAGTTAAAGGCGGAGCAGGAAATCTTGTATATCCGGCACTTCCTGCATATGACAATCCTGATGCGGATGCTCTTGAAAAATGTAAAGAACTTGGAAAAGCTCTTGCATAG
- a CDS encoding ParB/RepB/Spo0J family partition protein — protein sequence MEIQKLNINLIRQDENQPRKTFDKAQIEDLAKSIKKFGLLQPILVKKIDNYYQIVAGERRYRACKILNLEYVDVIVKDDENIAEIALIENIQRENLTPLEEAEAILSLKNAKNYTHEELSEILGKTRVYITNKLRILTADDTTKKMLQEDKISEGHARALLAEKDIDKRKKLAQKIISSGLSVRDVEKAVKIKKNKKNDVFDEDEQIIEMLEEKLATKVDIKRQSEEKGSINIEFYSYEQLRDIIENIL from the coding sequence ATGGAAATACAAAAATTAAATATAAATCTAATAAGGCAGGATGAAAATCAGCCACGCAAGACATTTGACAAAGCTCAGATAGAAGACCTTGCAAAATCTATTAAAAAATTCGGTTTATTACAGCCTATACTTGTCAAAAAAATAGACAATTATTATCAAATAGTTGCAGGGGAGAGAAGATATAGAGCCTGTAAAATTCTTAATTTGGAATATGTAGATGTTATAGTCAAGGATGATGAAAATATAGCTGAAATTGCACTTATAGAAAATATACAAAGAGAAAATCTTACACCGCTTGAAGAAGCGGAGGCTATATTATCACTTAAAAATGCAAAAAATTACACTCATGAGGAGTTGTCTGAAATACTTGGAAAAACAAGGGTGTATATTACAAATAAACTTAGAATATTGACAGCAGATGATACCACAAAAAAAATGCTCCAGGAAGACAAGATAAGCGAAGGTCATGCCAGAGCATTGCTTGCAGAAAAAGATATAGATAAAAGAAAAAAATTGGCTCAAAAAATAATATCAAGCGGACTTAGTGTAAGAGATGTGGAAAAAGCTGTAAAAATCAAAAAAAATAAAAAGAATGATGTGTTTGATGAAGATGAACAGATAATAGAGATGTTGGAAGAAAAGTTGGCAACAAAAGTAGATATAAAAAGGCAAAGCGAAGAAAAAGGTAGCATAAACATAGAGTTTTATTCATATGAACAGCTTAGAGATATAATAGAAAATATTTTGTAA